GCCAGAAGGGGATAAACCACACCGAGAGTGCGGGTGCCGATCGTGGAGATGGCCGAGCCGGCCCAGACTCGGACGAAGTCCGGCGTCCAAGGAGGCGGCGAGCCGCGCCGTGCCGCGTAAGTTCCTTCCACGCCCCCGCCCCAGCCGCTTCCCTCGGGCCGCATGACCTCTGCGGCATCAATACGCGTGGGAACAGCGACATAGTGCTTGCAACGGGATGCACGGGAAAACGTCGACCCACATATTGGCACTGCAACCCGTTGAAGTATAGCCAGGTAACGTGCAGGTAGGAGGCATTCTGGCTCTCCCAATTCCGTACGTTTACTGACCAAATCGCACTGTTTACGGTAACTATCGCATAATAAGGCGATCAGGAGTAATGACCGCTCGGATGGTGACCTCACACCTTATGATCAACAATGCCCGGTTATCACGCGACCTCGCCGCCTTGGGGATCGGACCCGGGCAGGTCGTGCTCATGCATTCCTCGCTCAGCCGCCTGGGCCACGTCGAGAGCGGCGCCGGCACAGTGGTCGCCGTGCTGCGCGAACTGCTCGGCGGCGACGGCACTCTCACCGTCCCGACCGGCACCTCGGCCAACTCCGACACCTCACCGCACTACCGCGGCGCCACCGCTGGGATGAGCCCGGACGAGATCGCCCGCTACCGCTCCGCGATGCCGGCCTACGATCCCCGTACCACTCCGTCCACGTCGATGGGCGTGATCGCCGAGTGCGTACGCACCTTGCCCGGCGCCCTCCGCAGCGCCCACCCGCAGACGTCCTTCGCCGCCATCGGACCACGGGCTGCGGCGATCACCGGCGGGCACGCCCGCGACTGCCTCCTCGGCGAGCGCTCGCCGCTCGCCCGGCTCTACGACGCCGGAGCTCTGATCCTGCTGCTCGGCGTCGGCTACGACAAGTGCACCGCGTTCCACCTGGCCGAATACCGCTACACCAGCGACCCGCCGCGGCGCGGCTACCGCGCCGTGGTCGACGACGGGCAGGGGCCCCGGTGGTGCGAGTTCGTGGACGTGGACGTGGACGTGAGCGACTTCGAGGCTCTGGGCGCGGACTTCGACGGGACCGGCGCGGTGCGGCGCGGACGGGTCGGCGCGGCCGAGGCCCGTCTGTTCCCGCTGATCGCCGCCGTGGACTACGCCGTCGACTGGTTCGCCACCCACCGCAGGCGCTAGCGGCGCATCACCACGCGGGGCGCGACCTCGATCCCCAGCTCGCGCTCGTGCTCCACCACCGCGCGCAGCTCCGGCCCCCACTCCTCCTCGGGCATCACCGAGAAACCGTGCCGCGCGTACCACGGCGCGTTCCAGGGCACGTCCCGGTACGTCGTCAGCGTCACGGCCGGCGCCCCGGCGGCACCCGCGTGGTCGATGACCGCCGCCATCAGCCGCCCGCCGATGCCCTGACGCATGCTCCGCGGATGCACGGCCAGCTGCTCCAGGTGCAGATTGCCGTCCACCCATCCGATCATCGCGAACCCGGCCGGAGGAGCGCCCTCCACCAGGACGGCTCCGGGATCGTCCACCTCTTCGATCATGGTCGTGCCGGGCGGGAAGACGATGCCCACCTGCTCGAACAGCCCGTCCGCCGCCAGCTCCACAGCGACCAGCCCGGACAGCTCGTCCGTCTCCGCCCATCGCACCATGCCGACACGATCTCATGTTTCAGGCGGATCTCGCCGTTCGTATTAGTGTTTGTGCTCGTAGGTTCGGCTGTGCGGAGCCGAGACCCTCTCCTCACGGCGTGCCCACGACCGTACGGTGGTGGGCACGCCGTGTGCGGCCAGAGGTCGCACACCGGCCTCAAAGGTCGAGGAGTGGCTCCAGGCCCACGGTGAGGCCGGGCAGCTCGCGCACGCGGCGCACCCCGAGCAGCACGCCCGGCGTGAACGCCGACCTGCTCATCGTGTCGTGCCGGATCGTGAGGATCTCGCCGTCGCCGCCCAGCAGCACCTCCTGGTGCGCGATCAGCCCGGACAGCCGCACCGCGTGCACGTGCACGCCCCCGACGTCGGCCCCGCGGGCCCCGTCGAGCGCAGTGCTCGTGGCATCGGGCATCTGGCCGAGCCCCGCCTTGGCGCGGGCCTCGGCAACCAGCTCGGCCGTGCGCCGAGCCGTGCCGGACGGCGCGTCAGCCTTGTTGGGATGGTGCAGCTCGACGATCTCG
This genomic interval from Nonomuraea helvata contains the following:
- a CDS encoding AAC(3) family N-acetyltransferase, whose amino-acid sequence is MINNARLSRDLAALGIGPGQVVLMHSSLSRLGHVESGAGTVVAVLRELLGGDGTLTVPTGTSANSDTSPHYRGATAGMSPDEIARYRSAMPAYDPRTTPSTSMGVIAECVRTLPGALRSAHPQTSFAAIGPRAAAITGGHARDCLLGERSPLARLYDAGALILLLGVGYDKCTAFHLAEYRYTSDPPRRGYRAVVDDGQGPRWCEFVDVDVDVSDFEALGADFDGTGAVRRGRVGAAEARLFPLIAAVDYAVDWFATHRRR
- a CDS encoding GNAT family N-acetyltransferase; its protein translation is MVRWAETDELSGLVAVELAADGLFEQVGIVFPPGTTMIEEVDDPGAVLVEGAPPAGFAMIGWVDGNLHLEQLAVHPRSMRQGIGGRLMAAVIDHAGAAGAPAVTLTTYRDVPWNAPWYARHGFSVMPEEEWGPELRAVVEHERELGIEVAPRVVMRR